A window from Zingiber officinale cultivar Zhangliang chromosome 7A, Zo_v1.1, whole genome shotgun sequence encodes these proteins:
- the LOC121999225 gene encoding histone-lysine N-methyltransferase ATXR6-like: MAPPSSCSAAENTPSNCCVTAAFSVSPPTKFRSMEEIMRVALPAAPITGEYYVDLRCEECRSGDREEEMVLCDRCDRGYHFYCLRPIVVRVPSGTWFCPSCAGERSFERFPMVQTKIIDFFRIQMATDEKSRPSPDRKKRKRRSIVMSKKRRRLLPFNPTEDAARLLQQMGSLATALTAMNMEFSNDLNYLPTMVDRSCNQANLEIGGMQILPREGKEALELCKAMYKRGECPPLLVVFDPIEGFTVQADGFIKDMTLIAEYTGDVDYLKNREHDDCDSIMTLLLARDPSHSLVICPDNRGNVSRFISGINNHSRDGRKKQNVKCARYNVDGECRVLLVTCRDIYRGERLYYDYNGYEKEYPTHNFV; the protein is encoded by the exons ATGGCCCCGCCCTCATCCTGCTCCGCGGCTGAAAACACGCCGTCCAACTGCTGCGTCACGGCTGCGTTTTCCGTGTCCCCACCGACGAAGTTCCGTTCGATGGAGGAGATAATGCGGGTGGCGTTGCCCGCCGCTCCCATCACCGGCGAGTACTACGTGGACCTCCGTTGCGAGGAGTGCCGGTCCGGTGACCGAGAGGAGGAAATGGTCCTGTGCGACCGCTGCGACCGCGGGTACCACTTCTACTGCCTCCGGCCAATCGTTGTTAGAGTTCCGTCCGGGACCTGGTTCTGCCCTAGCTGCGCGGGAGAAAGATCGTTTGAAA GGTTTCCGATGGTGCAGACAAAGATTATTGATTTCTTTAGGATTCAAATGGCGACGGACGAGAAAAGTCGCCCTTCCCCAG ATAGGAAGAAGCGCAAGAGACGTTCCATAGTTAtgtccaagaagagaagaagattatTACCATTTAATCCTACAGAAGATGCTGCTCGGCTACTTCAACAAATGGGTTCTCTTGCCACTGCATTAACGGCAATGAACATGGAATTCAGCAATGACTTGAATTATCTACCTACAATGGTTGATAGATCTTGCAACCAAGCAAATTTAGAAATTGGTGGCATGCAG ATCCTTCCAAGGGAAGGTAAAGAGGCACTGGAGCTTTGCAAAGCAATGTATAAAAGAGGGGAATGTCCTCCTCTGTTGGTAGTTTTTGATCCAATTGAAGG GTTTACTGTTCAGGCTGATGGCTTTATAAAGGATATGACACTTATAGCTGAGTATACAGGTGATGTGGACTACTTGAAAAACCGGGAACATGATGACTGTGATAGTATCATGACCCTTCTTCTAGCTAGAGACCCTTCACATAGTTTAGTGATTTGTCCTGATAACCGTGGAAATGTTTCTCGTTTCATTAGTGGTATTAACAATCACTCTCG GGATGGCCGGAAGAAACAGAACGTTAAGTGTGCAAGATATAATGTAGACGGTGAGTGCAGGGTCTTGCTGGTTACTTGTCGTGATATATATCGTGGAGAACGGCTATATTATGATTACAATGGATACGAGAAAGAATACCCGACTCACAATTTTGTTTAA